The following are encoded in a window of Ruminiclostridium herbifermentans genomic DNA:
- a CDS encoding RICIN domain-containing protein produces MNRYTNRKLIPMILCIAIAITIGSFLFPESNIGYSADNTYFSPFDTAYSPDGSMIAVSDTTKAQVEILNSSDGKVKKIIQLDGQPKALAWDGNEAIYVCEYGAGTVAEVNPVSGQVTRRFETGSKPLGVAIVDGKLVVSDYGLKKVSVVDLSSGKIEKNVTVNDYPYLLDGTVDGKYAIIGHALPSGNAFEPKYAASVSFVDMSTYSVAANIVLPQGSSNVRGVKCSPDGKWAYVLHTFGKTSLPTTQITKGWTLTNAVTIIDISNKNIYTTFLLDRMMEGAADPWGLTISDDSKTMWVSVSGTHQVLKVDLYGLHQLLQGNLDGDSGSGFNPNTYYKIVNRNSGKAVDVPNGNTANNIQLIQWDNVGNNNQQFRFVVDSDGYYTIINRATNKALDNAGATNDNSALVQWDVTSSNNQKWKLIDLENGYYKLQVKSSQKYLDVSGGSVANNAGLVTNSSSTSYSQQWTISKVGASGSSNYSLLFRSKAGFEKPYSDIWLAIKANPAKRSDLKYDLGALWGAGLLDKIELPGQGPRGISLSPDGKTVAVGAYFAGEVYFIDTATNTLKSTAKLGIQPEETLVRTGERIFYDGSTTTQKWLSCASCHPEGRADGLNWDMPNDGIGNTKNTKSMLNVFDTPPAMWRGVRDDAHVGIKAGFRFIKFKEPTQQELDAVTAYVQSLSAEPDPYSNEDGTMTADAIAGKAIFESSETKCASCHSGPFYTDLKAHDVGTKDILDPDGLYYTPTLKEMWRTAPYLHDGSAATLREVLTTRNVGDKHGKTSHLTEEQLSQLEAYMLQIDSNPVQSVIKGDVNEDGEFNALDFALLKMYLMGEATLTDKQKIAADVDSNGEVDAIDFAIMKQVILGVKPSF; encoded by the coding sequence ATGAATAGGTATACAAATAGAAAATTAATTCCCATGATACTTTGCATAGCAATAGCTATTACTATAGGAAGCTTCCTGTTTCCAGAAAGTAATATAGGCTATTCGGCTGACAATACATATTTTTCACCATTTGATACTGCATATTCTCCTGATGGCAGTATGATTGCGGTTTCAGATACAACAAAAGCACAGGTGGAAATACTGAATTCATCAGACGGCAAAGTAAAAAAGATAATACAATTGGATGGACAGCCAAAAGCTCTTGCATGGGATGGAAATGAAGCAATATATGTTTGTGAGTACGGAGCAGGAACTGTTGCCGAGGTTAATCCAGTATCAGGGCAGGTTACAAGAAGATTTGAAACAGGTTCAAAACCTCTTGGAGTTGCAATAGTAGACGGCAAGCTTGTGGTTTCTGATTATGGCCTCAAAAAAGTATCTGTTGTTGATTTATCCTCTGGCAAAATTGAAAAGAATGTTACAGTAAATGATTATCCATACTTATTGGACGGTACAGTTGATGGAAAATATGCAATTATTGGCCATGCATTGCCTTCAGGAAATGCATTCGAACCAAAATATGCTGCATCAGTTTCATTTGTTGACATGAGTACCTACAGTGTGGCTGCAAATATTGTACTTCCACAGGGTTCATCAAATGTAAGAGGTGTAAAGTGTTCTCCTGACGGCAAGTGGGCGTATGTTCTTCACACATTTGGAAAAACTTCTCTTCCTACCACTCAAATAACAAAAGGATGGACATTGACAAATGCTGTTACTATTATAGATATTTCCAATAAGAATATATATACTACATTTTTATTGGATAGAATGATGGAAGGAGCAGCAGATCCATGGGGACTTACAATTTCTGATGACAGTAAAACCATGTGGGTTAGCGTGTCAGGAACACATCAGGTGCTGAAGGTTGATTTATATGGTTTACATCAGCTTTTACAAGGAAATTTGGACGGTGATAGCGGCTCAGGATTCAACCCAAATACATATTACAAGATAGTTAACAGAAATAGCGGAAAAGCAGTTGACGTACCAAACGGTAATACTGCAAACAACATACAATTGATTCAATGGGATAATGTAGGCAATAACAACCAACAATTTAGGTTCGTAGTTGATTCTGACGGATATTATACCATTATTAATAGAGCAACAAACAAAGCATTGGACAATGCAGGTGCTACAAATGATAATTCAGCTTTAGTTCAATGGGATGTTACTTCTTCTAACAATCAAAAATGGAAATTAATTGACCTTGAAAACGGTTACTACAAGCTTCAAGTAAAATCCAGCCAGAAATATTTGGACGTAAGTGGTGGTTCAGTTGCTAACAATGCTGGTTTAGTAACAAACAGCAGCAGTACAAGCTATAGCCAGCAATGGACAATATCAAAAGTTGGTGCATCTGGTTCAAGCAATTATTCTCTATTGTTCCGTTCAAAAGCAGGTTTTGAAAAACCATATTCAGATATATGGTTAGCAATCAAAGCTAATCCAGCTAAAAGAAGCGATTTAAAATATGATCTCGGAGCATTATGGGGAGCAGGTTTGCTTGATAAAATAGAACTGCCTGGCCAAGGACCTAGAGGTATTTCATTATCTCCTGATGGAAAAACTGTAGCAGTAGGCGCATATTTTGCAGGAGAAGTATATTTTATTGATACAGCTACAAATACATTAAAAAGTACAGCAAAACTTGGTATTCAACCAGAAGAAACCCTAGTTAGAACTGGTGAACGCATATTCTATGATGGCTCTACTACTACACAAAAATGGCTTAGTTGTGCTTCCTGCCATCCTGAAGGCAGAGCTGACGGTCTGAATTGGGATATGCCAAATGATGGTATAGGTAATACTAAAAATACAAAATCAATGTTGAATGTATTTGACACACCTCCTGCTATGTGGCGTGGAGTAAGAGATGATGCCCATGTTGGTATAAAGGCTGGCTTTAGATTTATAAAATTTAAAGAACCAACCCAACAGGAACTTGATGCTGTTACCGCATATGTTCAAAGTCTGTCAGCAGAACCTGATCCTTATTCAAATGAGGATGGCACAATGACAGCTGATGCCATTGCCGGAAAAGCCATTTTTGAAAGCAGCGAAACAAAATGTGCAAGCTGTCATTCAGGTCCGTTCTATACTGATTTAAAGGCCCATGATGTAGGTACTAAGGATATTCTTGATCCTGACGGATTGTATTATACACCTACACTTAAGGAAATGTGGAGGACAGCCCCATATTTACATGACGGTTCAGCTGCAACACTCCGTGAAGTGCTAACAACAAGGAATGTTGGCGATAAGCATGGAAAAACCTCACATCTTACTGAAGAGCAACTCTCTCAGTTAGAAGCATACATGCTTCAGATAGATAGTAACCCTGTTCAATCAGTAATAAAAGGTGATGTAAATGAAGATGGCGAATTCAACGCACTTGACTTTGCATTACTCAAAATGTACTTGATGGGAGAAGCTACCTTGACTGATAAACAGAAAATAGCAGCCGATGTTGATAGTAATGGAGAAGTCGATGCAATTGACTTTGCTATAATGAAACAAGTTATACTTGGAGTCAAACCAAGTTTTTAG
- a CDS encoding galactokinase, with protein sequence MNKNYDDLKKKFCQIYGGSEENLRIFSGPGRVNLIGEHIDYCGGLVLPAALSLDSTVIARVNDDNTLRLAATDLSDRVEVKLDNLEAARGLKWGNYQAGVAYMLQQAGYELVGVDMLFHDTVPLGSGLSSSAAIELAAAVTLVTLANEAHGITKPIDMVEMAVLGQKTENEFCGVSCGIMDQFASAMGKKDHAILLNCGTLQYEYLPLKLDGYKIVLGNTKKKRSLGESKYNERVQECAEGLRILKQYLPDKNNLCDITISEFEKYKSKIENEVIRKRVTHVISENDRVLKAAEALKKNDLVKLGRLLIEANASIRDLYEVTGKELDTMTSEAMKVDGVIGARMTGAGFGGCTVNIVPEDKVDLFIEQVGKNYKEKTGIIPEFYISEISDGAREIKIK encoded by the coding sequence ATGAATAAAAATTATGATGATCTAAAGAAGAAGTTTTGTCAGATATATGGGGGCAGTGAAGAAAATTTAAGGATATTTTCAGGCCCCGGAAGAGTAAATCTCATCGGGGAGCATATAGATTATTGTGGAGGACTTGTGCTTCCAGCAGCATTAAGTCTTGATTCTACTGTGATAGCAAGAGTAAATGATGATAACACCCTCAGACTGGCAGCAACAGATTTATCTGACAGAGTGGAGGTTAAATTAGATAATCTAGAAGCTGCTAGGGGGCTTAAGTGGGGAAATTATCAAGCAGGTGTAGCATACATGCTTCAACAGGCAGGCTATGAGCTGGTTGGAGTTGACATGCTTTTTCACGATACTGTTCCTTTAGGTTCAGGACTATCGTCTTCCGCAGCAATAGAACTAGCTGCAGCAGTAACATTAGTTACCTTAGCTAATGAAGCACATGGAATAACAAAACCAATAGATATGGTAGAAATGGCTGTACTAGGGCAAAAAACTGAGAATGAATTCTGTGGAGTAAGCTGTGGTATTATGGATCAGTTTGCGTCTGCAATGGGTAAAAAAGACCATGCTATATTGCTGAATTGTGGAACCCTGCAGTACGAATATTTACCATTAAAGCTTGACGGCTATAAAATAGTTCTTGGCAATACAAAGAAAAAACGTTCTTTGGGTGAATCAAAATATAATGAGAGAGTACAGGAATGTGCAGAAGGCTTAAGAATACTTAAGCAGTATTTGCCAGACAAAAATAATTTATGTGATATCACAATTTCTGAATTTGAGAAGTACAAGTCAAAGATTGAGAATGAAGTAATAAGAAAAAGAGTCACTCATGTTATTAGCGAAAATGACAGAGTTTTAAAAGCTGCTGAGGCTTTAAAGAAAAATGATTTGGTAAAGCTGGGCAGACTTTTAATAGAGGCAAATGCTTCAATTAGAGATTTGTACGAAGTTACAGGAAAGGAACTAGATACAATGACTTCTGAAGCTATGAAGGTTGACGGAGTTATAGGTGCTAGAATGACTGGAGCTGGTTTTGGAGGATGTACAGTGAATATTGTTCCTGAAGATAAGGTTGATTTGTTTATAGAACAGGTAGGCAAGAATTACAAAGAGAAAACAGGTATAATTCCTGAATTTTATATTAGTGAGATAAGTGACGGAGCTAGGGAGATTAAGATTAAGTAG
- a CDS encoding UDP-glucose--hexose-1-phosphate uridylyltransferase has protein sequence MINPAYEIERLLQFGIKHGMLDKLDAIIARNQLLDLMKIKEPYNGDIAEEELEYPTEILNSLVEYAGNEGFFDKEIYAYRELFDTKIMGLIMPRESEIVKKFYELAEKHSIKAATDYFYELCTASNYIRTAQNAKNIKWTTNTKYGCIEITINLTKPEKDPKTIEMEKLQPQSNYPKCMLCIDNIGYSGRVNFPARQTHRIIPITLCGEQWYFQYSPYVYYEEHCIILSEEHVPMVISKNTFRQLLDFVRQFPHYMCGSNADLPIVGGSILSHNHFQGGNYIFPMHKAAILKNYQCNKYNKINVAIVKWPLSVIRAISDDISELTEFSDYVLNIWKEYSDESVDILAYSKSENGNIPHNTITPICRRNEDGKYEMDLVLRNNRTTDEYPDGIFHPHKEIHHIKKENIGLIEVMGLAILPGRLKTELEQIKQILCGKAVDVDIYQEGHALYKHKDWIEELLSKYGNALDDSSADEIIRLEVGRKFETCLEHTGVFKQSEEGLKAFDKFMKAIDCENIN, from the coding sequence ATGATTAATCCCGCATATGAGATTGAAAGATTACTGCAGTTTGGAATAAAGCATGGTATGCTGGATAAGCTTGACGCTATTATTGCAAGAAATCAGCTTTTGGATTTGATGAAAATAAAAGAGCCATATAATGGTGATATAGCTGAGGAGGAACTAGAATACCCTACTGAGATATTAAATTCACTTGTAGAATATGCAGGGAATGAAGGCTTTTTTGATAAGGAAATATATGCTTATCGTGAACTGTTTGACACTAAAATAATGGGCCTTATAATGCCGCGAGAAAGCGAAATAGTAAAAAAATTCTATGAGTTGGCTGAAAAACACTCTATAAAGGCCGCAACAGACTATTTTTATGAACTTTGTACAGCATCAAATTACATAAGGACTGCTCAAAATGCCAAAAATATTAAATGGACAACTAATACGAAATATGGATGCATTGAAATTACTATAAATCTCACAAAGCCCGAAAAGGATCCGAAAACAATTGAGATGGAGAAGCTGCAGCCTCAAAGTAATTACCCAAAATGTATGCTTTGCATTGATAACATTGGGTATTCAGGCAGAGTAAATTTTCCTGCAAGGCAGACACATAGAATAATTCCCATTACATTATGCGGAGAACAATGGTATTTTCAATATTCACCATATGTTTATTATGAAGAACATTGCATTATACTGTCTGAAGAACATGTACCAATGGTTATTTCAAAAAATACTTTTAGACAGCTTTTGGATTTTGTAAGGCAGTTTCCTCATTATATGTGCGGTTCAAATGCTGATTTGCCAATTGTGGGAGGCTCAATACTCAGCCATAATCACTTTCAGGGCGGAAATTACATATTTCCAATGCATAAAGCAGCTATTTTAAAAAATTATCAATGTAATAAATACAATAAAATCAATGTAGCTATTGTCAAGTGGCCATTATCGGTTATTCGTGCTATAAGTGACGATATCTCAGAATTAACTGAATTTTCAGATTATGTTTTAAACATATGGAAAGAATACAGCGATGAAAGTGTTGATATACTTGCATATTCTAAGTCTGAGAATGGAAATATTCCTCACAATACTATAACTCCTATTTGCAGAAGGAATGAAGATGGAAAATACGAGATGGACTTAGTCCTTAGAAATAACAGGACTACTGATGAATATCCTGATGGAATTTTCCATCCTCATAAGGAAATTCATCACATAAAGAAAGAAAACATTGGCTTAATTGAGGTTATGGGATTGGCTATACTGCCAGGCAGACTTAAAACTGAACTTGAACAAATAAAACAAATACTTTGCGGCAAAGCAGTTGATGTGGATATTTATCAAGAGGGGCATGCGTTATATAAGCATAAGGACTGGATAGAAGAACTGCTATCAAAATATGGAAACGCATTAGACGATTCAAGTGCCGATGAAATCATCAGGCTGGAAGTAGGAAGAAAGTTTGAAACCTGCTTAGAGCATACAGGGGTATTTAAGCAGTCTGAAGAGGGGCTAAAGGCATTTGATAAATTTATGAAAGCCATTGACTGTGAGAATATAAATTGA
- a CDS encoding aminotransferase class IV: protein MISGFISINGQIKDDSVPVLTACDTSFLYGFGVFETLRIYNGVPFMLKEHVERMKNAASKLKIPFEHNYLKIRAYVQELIDHAQLKECVIRVTLSKVSEDSSNIIITYRKLNYEQSSYNKGFMLKCSSVKRNPTTPLVYLKTNNYMENIIEKNLAMSEGFNEALFLNIYNHVSECSTSNIFFVQDGKLCTPDVECGLLDGIARGMILCKLATEIGLEIEVGKYSLENLCSADEVFISNSVMQIMPVVKIDSTKIGDGIPGSITKSLMAAYDTYVDEFVREAKLKF, encoded by the coding sequence ATGATAAGTGGTTTTATTTCAATTAATGGACAAATTAAAGATGACAGTGTTCCAGTTTTAACTGCTTGCGACACTTCTTTTTTGTATGGTTTTGGAGTATTTGAAACCTTACGCATATATAATGGTGTTCCTTTTATGCTGAAAGAGCATGTGGAACGTATGAAAAATGCTGCTTCTAAGTTAAAAATACCCTTTGAGCATAATTATCTAAAAATAAGGGCTTATGTACAGGAGTTAATTGACCATGCACAATTGAAAGAATGTGTTATTAGGGTTACACTGTCAAAGGTATCTGAGGATAGTTCAAATATTATTATTACATATAGAAAATTAAATTACGAACAGAGCAGCTACAATAAGGGCTTTATGCTGAAATGCTCCTCTGTGAAGAGAAATCCCACAACACCATTAGTTTATCTGAAGACAAATAATTATATGGAAAATATAATAGAAAAAAATCTAGCTATGTCAGAAGGCTTTAATGAAGCTTTATTTCTTAATATTTATAATCATGTAAGTGAATGCAGTACTAGCAATATTTTTTTTGTACAAGACGGAAAATTGTGTACTCCTGATGTAGAATGCGGGCTGCTTGACGGTATAGCTAGAGGAATGATTTTATGTAAATTGGCAACAGAAATTGGATTGGAAATAGAAGTAGGTAAATATTCTTTAGAAAATTTGTGTAGTGCTGATGAGGTATTTATTTCTAACTCAGTAATGCAGATAATGCCTGTTGTAAAAATTGACAGCACAAAAATAGGTGATGGAATTCCAGGTTCTATAACAAAAAGCCTTATGGCGGCTTACGATACTTATGTTGATGAATTTGTAAGAGAGGCAAAACTCAAATTTTAA
- a CDS encoding anthranilate synthase component II: protein MLLIIDNYDSFTYNLYQYIGEVYPDIVVKRNDEITIQDIYEMKPMYIVISPGPGYPEAAGISVEVIKQFSGKIPILGICLGHQAICIAMGGIVGSADAIVHGKQSRIYNDGEGIFKYLPKSFNVVRYHSLCAKWENFPKCLEVQAVTEDNTIMAFRHRKHHTYGLQFHPESILSEYGKELLMNFLDISYPHYEKLNCSYRERVKV, encoded by the coding sequence ATGCTTTTAATAATAGATAACTATGATTCTTTTACATATAATTTGTATCAATACATAGGAGAAGTTTATCCGGATATTGTGGTTAAGAGAAATGATGAAATTACTATACAGGATATATACGAAATGAAGCCTATGTATATAGTGATTTCGCCAGGGCCGGGATATCCAGAAGCTGCAGGGATATCTGTGGAGGTCATTAAGCAATTTAGCGGCAAAATTCCTATTCTTGGGATATGCTTAGGGCATCAGGCTATTTGTATTGCTATGGGTGGCATTGTTGGTTCAGCAGATGCTATTGTACATGGTAAACAGTCTAGAATTTATAATGATGGAGAAGGAATTTTCAAATACCTGCCAAAAAGCTTTAACGTGGTCAGGTATCATTCACTCTGCGCGAAGTGGGAGAACTTTCCTAAATGTTTAGAAGTACAGGCAGTCACAGAGGATAACACAATTATGGCATTCAGACATAGGAAGCATCATACCTATGGTTTGCAATTTCACCCAGAATCCATACTTTCAGAATATGGTAAGGAATTATTGATGAACTTTTTAGACATTTCTTACCCACATTATGAGAAACTCAATTGTTCTTATAGAGAAAGGGTGAAAGTATGA
- the pabB gene encoding aminodeoxychorismate synthase component I — protein MDKVYDVYIEEINTNLDSFQIYKQFHEEKFSFFLDSAMDAERLGKYSFIGFEPFLTIENKADVTVVNENGNEKCFADNPFDVFKKCLSQYKIKNNTSFPFVGGAVGFFSYDLCHNIEKLPKTAVDDLQLPDLIMGFYDGIVIIEHTTGKVYAASAGLPEGSAAAARLKLEKIKSIIERNTIKDLSYLDIPFEKNTPKLVANFTQEQYFDSIEKAKKYIECGDIYQMNMTQRFTTQINRHPINIYEKLRTINPAPFASYFNYDNFIIVSSSPERFLQIRNRKVETRPIKGTIPRGKNNEEDKLNKEKLYNSVKDRAENLMIVDLMRNDLGRVCEFGSVEVPELFCVEQYSTVFHLVSTVIGILKEDKDAVDCIKATFPGGSITGAPKIRAMEIIDELEPTCRHLYTGSIGYIGFDGDMDINIVIRTILIKKDIAYYQVGGGIVWDSEAEKEYHETLDKGKALKEVLLNI, from the coding sequence ATGGATAAAGTATATGATGTTTATATAGAAGAAATTAATACTAATCTAGATTCCTTTCAAATTTACAAACAGTTTCATGAAGAGAAATTCAGTTTCTTTCTAGATAGTGCTATGGACGCTGAAAGGCTGGGAAAGTATTCATTTATAGGGTTTGAACCATTTCTTACAATAGAGAATAAGGCTGATGTGACAGTTGTTAATGAAAATGGTAATGAGAAGTGTTTTGCAGACAATCCCTTTGATGTTTTTAAAAAATGTTTATCTCAATACAAAATAAAAAATAATACTAGCTTTCCTTTTGTAGGAGGAGCAGTGGGATTTTTTTCATATGACTTATGCCATAATATAGAGAAGCTGCCAAAGACAGCGGTTGATGACCTGCAATTACCAGATCTAATTATGGGCTTTTACGATGGAATAGTAATTATTGAACATACAACAGGCAAGGTATATGCTGCTTCAGCGGGGCTTCCAGAGGGAAGTGCAGCGGCTGCCAGGTTAAAGCTTGAGAAAATTAAAAGCATAATAGAAAGAAATACTATAAAGGATTTGTCTTATCTAGATATTCCTTTTGAAAAGAACACACCAAAGCTAGTAGCAAACTTTACTCAAGAACAGTACTTTGATTCAATTGAAAAAGCAAAGAAATATATAGAATGTGGTGACATTTATCAGATGAACATGACACAACGCTTTACCACACAGATAAATAGGCACCCCATAAATATATATGAGAAATTGCGAACAATAAATCCGGCACCCTTTGCATCTTATTTCAATTATGACAATTTTATAATTGTTTCTAGTTCTCCAGAAAGATTTCTTCAAATACGAAATAGGAAGGTTGAAACACGTCCAATTAAGGGTACAATTCCTAGAGGGAAAAATAATGAAGAGGATAAATTAAATAAAGAGAAGCTGTATAATAGTGTGAAGGATAGAGCAGAAAATTTGATGATTGTAGACTTAATGAGAAATGACCTAGGTCGCGTGTGCGAATTTGGCAGTGTTGAAGTGCCTGAATTGTTCTGTGTGGAGCAATATTCTACAGTTTTTCATCTAGTATCTACTGTCATTGGTATTTTGAAAGAAGATAAGGATGCTGTTGACTGCATAAAAGCCACTTTTCCAGGAGGTTCAATTACGGGAGCACCAAAAATCAGAGCCATGGAGATTATAGATGAACTAGAGCCTACCTGCAGGCATCTATATACAGGCTCTATTGGATATATTGGCTTCGATGGTGATATGGATATTAATATAGTCATTCGTACCATTTTAATTAAAAAAGATATAGCCTATTACCAAGTAGGAGGCGGAATTGTATGGGATTCGGAGGCTGAAAAAGAATATCATGAAACTTTGGATAAGGGAAAAGCTTTAAAAGAGGTATTATTAAATATTTAA
- a CDS encoding alpha/beta fold hydrolase, with protein MHNKKYMAADIVGLMDALGFDSVHLVGASMGGMISQTVAIEYPERVRSQRIRRNSENCSFNYR; from the coding sequence TTGCATAATAAGAAATATATGGCGGCAGATATAGTCGGACTAATGGATGCCCTTGGATTCGATAGTGTACATCTTGTTGGTGCATCAATGGGTGGAATGATTTCTCAAACAGTTGCTATAGAATATCCTGAAAGGGTTAGGTCACAAAGAATTAGAAGAAACTCTGAAAATTGTAGCTTCAACTATCGATAG